The Pseudomonas sp. TH06 genome has a window encoding:
- a CDS encoding glutathione binding-like protein, which produces MTDLTAFPITQKWPAQYPDWIQLYSLPTPNGVKVSIMLEEIGLPYEPHRVGFDTNDQLSPEFLSLNPNNKIPAILDPHGPQDQPLPLFESGAILIYLADKSGQLLAQEGALRYETIQWLMFQMGGIGPMFGQLGFFNKFAGKDYEDKRPRDRYVDESKRLLKVLDTRLEGRDWIMGERYTIADIATFPWVRNLIGFYEAGDLVGIQNFPNVTRVLERFLSRPAVIRGLTIPS; this is translated from the coding sequence ATGACCGATCTGACCGCGTTCCCGATCACCCAGAAATGGCCGGCGCAGTACCCTGACTGGATTCAGCTCTATTCCTTGCCAACGCCCAACGGCGTCAAAGTCTCGATCATGCTTGAAGAAATCGGCCTGCCGTACGAGCCGCACCGTGTCGGCTTCGACACTAACGACCAGTTGTCCCCGGAGTTCCTCTCGCTGAACCCGAACAACAAGATCCCGGCGATCCTCGATCCCCACGGCCCGCAAGACCAGCCTTTGCCGCTGTTCGAGTCCGGCGCGATCCTGATTTACCTCGCTGACAAGAGCGGCCAGTTACTGGCTCAGGAAGGCGCGCTGCGTTACGAAACCATTCAGTGGCTGATGTTCCAGATGGGCGGTATCGGCCCGATGTTCGGCCAGCTCGGTTTCTTCAACAAGTTCGCTGGCAAGGACTACGAGGACAAACGTCCGCGTGACCGCTACGTCGATGAAAGCAAACGCCTGCTCAAGGTGCTCGACACACGCCTGGAAGGCCGCGACTGGATCATGGGCGAGCGTTACACCATCGCCGACATCGCGACGTTCCCGTGGGTGCGCAACCTGATTGGTTTTTATGAGGCGGGCGACCTGGTCGGGATCCAGAACTTCCCGAATGTCACCCGCGTGCTGGAGCGCTTCCTTTCTCGTCCGGCCGTCATCCGAGGCCTGACCATCCCGTCCTGA
- the hemB gene encoding porphobilinogen synthase, with protein MSSQFPEARPRRLRRNASLRSLFQETEFSLNDLVLPIFVEEEIDDFVPINSMPGVMRIPERKLASEIERYARAGIKSVMTFGVSHHLDSNGSDTWRENGLVSRMSRIAKDAVPEMIVMSDTCFCEYTDHGHCGVMHNHEVDNDQTLINLGKQAVAAARAGADVIAPSAAMDGQVRAIRQALDAAGFTQIPIMAYSTKFASALYGPFREAGGSALKGDRKSYQMNPMNRREALRESLLDEQEGADSLMVKPAGAYLDIIRDIREASNLPLAAYQVSGEYAMIKFGAQAGAIDEDRVVRESLGAIKRAGADLIFTYFAMDLALAGI; from the coding sequence ATGTCCAGTCAGTTCCCCGAAGCACGTCCCCGCCGTCTGCGCCGCAATGCGAGCCTGCGCAGTCTGTTCCAGGAAACCGAGTTCAGTCTGAATGATCTGGTGCTGCCGATTTTCGTCGAAGAAGAAATCGACGACTTCGTGCCGATCAACAGCATGCCCGGCGTGATGCGCATTCCCGAGCGCAAACTGGCCAGCGAGATCGAGCGCTATGCCCGCGCCGGCATCAAGTCAGTGATGACCTTCGGCGTGTCTCATCATCTGGACAGCAACGGCAGCGACACCTGGCGTGAAAACGGTCTGGTCTCGCGCATGTCGCGCATCGCCAAGGATGCCGTGCCGGAAATGATCGTGATGTCCGACACCTGCTTCTGCGAGTACACCGATCACGGCCACTGCGGCGTGATGCACAACCATGAAGTCGACAACGATCAGACCCTGATCAACCTCGGCAAACAGGCTGTAGCGGCGGCCCGCGCCGGCGCTGACGTGATTGCGCCGTCGGCGGCGATGGACGGCCAGGTTCGGGCAATTCGCCAGGCCCTTGATGCAGCCGGTTTCACCCAGATTCCGATCATGGCCTACTCGACCAAATTCGCTTCGGCGCTTTACGGCCCTTTCCGCGAGGCAGGTGGCAGCGCGCTCAAGGGCGACCGTAAAAGCTATCAGATGAACCCAATGAACCGCCGCGAAGCCCTGCGTGAATCGCTGCTCGACGAACAGGAAGGCGCTGATTCGCTGATGGTCAAACCGGCCGGCGCCTACCTCGACATCATCCGCGATATCCGCGAGGCCTCGAACCTGCCGCTGGCGGCGTATCAGGTGAGCGGCGAGTACGCGATGATCAAGTTCGGCGCACAGGCCGGGGCGATTGATGAAGATCGCGTGGTGCGCGAAAGCCTGGGCGCGATCAAGCGTGCGGGTGCGGATTTGATCTTCACTTACTTTGCGATGGACCTGGCACTGGCCGGGATCTAA
- a CDS encoding FAD-dependent oxidoreductase encodes MNRSDVLIIGAGPTGLVLALWLSKLGVQVRIIDKTSAPGTTSRALAVQARTLELYRQLDLADTIVRNGHRVAAANFWVNGKPVAQLPLNRIGEGLTPYAFVEIFPQDEHERLLIDRLEDYGVSVERNTTLESFEETGDGLIAHLRLPDGEQEICQACYLAGSDGARSVVRKTLDTGFPGGTYQQIFYVADVQASGPAMNGELHLDLDEADFLAVFPLAGEGRARLIGTVRDERAERVETLEFSDVSSRAIEHLKVHIEEVNWFSTYRVHHRVAEHFRSGRVFLLGDAAHVHSPAGGQGMNTGIGDAINLAWKLAAVISGGAETRLLDSYETERIAFARKLVSTTDKVFSFVTAEGRMADLLRMRVAPFLIPKMASFEASREFLFRTVSQVTLNYRGMPLSQGVAGHVHGGDRLPWAHDGEGDNYEPLRQPCWQVHVYGDTSDEMIEWCNEHHLPLHVFDWRPAFETAGLGRNGFYLLRPDTYVAIADNSADPKVIERYFRDHGIRPFFSCP; translated from the coding sequence ATGAACCGCAGCGACGTACTGATCATTGGCGCCGGCCCCACCGGGTTGGTGCTGGCCCTGTGGCTGAGCAAACTGGGCGTGCAGGTGCGCATCATCGACAAGACCTCAGCCCCCGGCACCACCTCCCGGGCGCTGGCGGTGCAGGCGCGTACGCTGGAGCTGTACCGGCAACTGGATCTCGCTGACACCATCGTGCGTAACGGCCATCGCGTCGCGGCAGCCAATTTCTGGGTCAACGGCAAACCGGTCGCGCAGCTGCCGCTCAATCGCATCGGCGAAGGCCTGACACCTTATGCGTTCGTCGAAATCTTCCCGCAGGACGAGCACGAACGGCTGCTGATCGATCGGCTCGAAGACTATGGTGTGAGCGTCGAACGCAACACCACGCTGGAGAGTTTCGAGGAAACCGGCGACGGTCTCATCGCGCATTTACGCCTGCCCGATGGCGAACAGGAAATCTGCCAGGCCTGCTACCTGGCAGGCAGCGACGGTGCCCGGTCGGTGGTGCGTAAAACCCTCGACACTGGTTTCCCCGGTGGCACTTATCAACAGATTTTCTACGTGGCGGATGTCCAGGCCAGCGGGCCGGCGATGAATGGCGAGCTGCATCTGGATCTGGATGAAGCGGACTTTCTTGCGGTCTTTCCGCTGGCCGGAGAAGGCCGCGCACGGCTGATCGGCACCGTGCGCGACGAACGTGCGGAACGCGTCGAAACACTGGAGTTTTCTGACGTCAGCAGCCGCGCCATCGAGCACCTGAAAGTGCACATCGAAGAGGTCAACTGGTTCTCCACCTATCGCGTGCATCACCGGGTGGCGGAGCACTTTCGCAGTGGTCGCGTGTTCCTGCTCGGGGATGCAGCCCACGTGCACAGCCCGGCGGGCGGTCAGGGCATGAATACCGGCATCGGTGATGCGATCAATCTGGCGTGGAAACTCGCGGCGGTCATCAGCGGTGGCGCCGAGACCAGACTGCTCGACAGCTACGAAACCGAACGCATCGCCTTCGCCCGCAAACTGGTGTCGACCACCGACAAAGTCTTCAGCTTCGTCACCGCCGAGGGGCGCATGGCTGATCTGCTGCGCATGCGCGTCGCACCGTTTCTGATTCCGAAAATGGCCTCGTTCGAAGCCAGCCGCGAATTTCTCTTTCGCACCGTGTCGCAAGTCACCCTCAACTACCGCGGCATGCCGCTTAGCCAAGGCGTGGCCGGACACGTCCACGGCGGTGACCGCTTGCCGTGGGCGCATGACGGTGAAGGGGATAACTACGAGCCATTGCGCCAGCCGTGCTGGCAGGTGCATGTGTACGGCGACACCAGCGACGAGATGATCGAATGGTGCAACGAACATCACCTGCCGCTGCATGTGTTCGACTGGCGACCGGCGTTTGAGACGGCGGGATTGGGGCGTAACGGCTTCTATCTGCTGCGCCCGGATACGTACGTGGCGATCGCCGATAACAGCGCCGATCCCAAAGTAATCGAACGCTACTTCCGCGATCACGGCATTCGGCCGTTCTTTAGTTGTCCCTGA
- a CDS encoding TonB-dependent siderophore receptor, translating to MPAPARLAVPFRPTLLALLCSLTITAHAAEDDNKALVLDDVNVNAQAPTPNALPPVYSGGQVARGGQLGVLGNQDMMDVPFSAASYTEQLIQDQQAEDVADVLLNDSSVRQASGFSNQAQVFMIRGLPLNGDDISYNGLYGVLPRQIISTDALERVEVFKGPNAFINGVTPTGSGIGGGVNLQPKRAGDVPLRRYTTDINSEGRVGHHFDIGQRFGEDNRFGARINLSQREGDTGIDHENQRSKLFAIGLDYRGDALRISGDFAYQKERVNGGRNSVNLGTATHIPDAPSADTNYAPKWGYTDIEDTFGMLRAEYDLNDNWTAYAAGGAKHTREVGRYNSTTLVGNNGASFTTGSFIPHDEDNTSVMAGLNGKFNTGPVSHKVNFGLTGIWAEQRSAYDFDLTKYANNIYHPVNTPAPVGNFSGGDLNDPGIVGKTFNRSIAISDTLGFFDDRLLITAGLRRQQMVVQGYNYASWGSGDRKSSYDESITTPVYGLVFKPWEHVSFYANHIEGLAKGPTSPTSSGGFRVTNGNEVYAPARSKQTEAGVKVDMGTYGASLGVYRIEQPSDGYCEISSATTCTYVRKGEQINKGVELNVFGEPISGLRLISGLTLMDTELKNTLNGANDGNHAIGVPTFQFNAGADWDVPGLQGVALNARMLRTGGQYADAANNLSLPTWNRFDAGARYAFKVSEKDVTLRLGVENLANKKYWESAQGGYLTQGEPRVAKLSGTIDF from the coding sequence ATGCCCGCTCCAGCTCGACTTGCCGTGCCCTTCCGCCCGACGCTTCTCGCCCTGCTGTGCTCCCTGACCATCACCGCCCACGCTGCTGAAGACGACAACAAAGCGCTGGTGCTGGACGACGTCAACGTCAACGCGCAAGCCCCGACGCCGAACGCCCTGCCCCCGGTCTACTCCGGTGGTCAGGTTGCCCGTGGCGGTCAGCTCGGCGTGTTGGGCAATCAAGACATGATGGACGTGCCGTTCAGCGCGGCCTCCTACACCGAGCAACTGATCCAGGATCAGCAAGCCGAAGACGTCGCCGATGTGCTGCTCAACGATTCCTCGGTGCGCCAGGCTTCCGGTTTCTCCAACCAGGCGCAGGTCTTCATGATTCGCGGCCTGCCGCTGAATGGCGATGACATTTCCTATAACGGCCTCTACGGCGTACTGCCGCGGCAGATCATTTCCACGGACGCCCTGGAGCGCGTGGAAGTGTTCAAAGGCCCGAACGCCTTCATCAATGGCGTGACCCCGACCGGTTCGGGCATCGGCGGCGGCGTCAACCTGCAGCCAAAACGCGCCGGCGATGTGCCGCTGCGCCGCTATACCACCGACATCAACAGTGAAGGCCGTGTCGGTCATCACTTCGATATCGGCCAGCGTTTCGGTGAAGACAACCGCTTCGGCGCACGAATCAACCTGTCGCAACGCGAAGGTGATACCGGGATCGATCACGAGAACCAACGCTCGAAACTGTTCGCCATCGGCCTCGACTATCGCGGCGATGCGCTGCGGATTTCCGGCGACTTCGCTTACCAGAAAGAGCGCGTCAACGGTGGCCGCAACTCGGTCAACCTCGGCACCGCCACGCACATTCCGGACGCGCCATCGGCGGACACCAACTACGCGCCGAAGTGGGGCTACACCGACATCGAAGACACCTTCGGCATGCTCCGTGCCGAATACGACCTCAACGACAACTGGACTGCCTACGCTGCCGGTGGCGCCAAACACACCCGCGAAGTCGGCCGCTACAATTCGACCACGCTGGTCGGTAACAATGGCGCCTCGTTCACCACTGGCTCGTTCATCCCTCACGATGAAGACAATACCAGCGTGATGGCCGGCCTCAACGGCAAGTTCAACACCGGTCCTGTCAGCCACAAGGTCAACTTCGGCCTGACCGGCATCTGGGCCGAGCAGCGCAGCGCCTACGACTTCGACCTGACCAAGTACGCCAACAACATCTATCACCCGGTGAACACGCCGGCGCCGGTTGGCAACTTTTCCGGCGGCGACCTCAATGACCCGGGCATCGTCGGCAAGACCTTCAACCGCAGCATCGCGATTTCCGACACCCTCGGCTTCTTCGACGACCGCTTGCTGATCACCGCCGGTCTGCGTCGTCAGCAAATGGTTGTGCAAGGCTACAACTATGCGAGTTGGGGCAGCGGCGACCGTAAATCGAGCTACGACGAGTCGATCACCACGCCGGTCTACGGCCTCGTGTTCAAACCGTGGGAGCACGTGTCGTTCTATGCCAACCACATTGAAGGTCTGGCCAAGGGACCGACCTCGCCGACCAGCAGTGGTGGATTTCGTGTGACCAACGGCAACGAAGTCTACGCACCGGCACGTTCCAAACAGACCGAAGCCGGGGTGAAAGTCGACATGGGCACTTACGGCGCGAGCCTGGGTGTGTATCGCATCGAGCAACCGAGCGACGGTTACTGTGAAATCAGCAGCGCCACCACCTGCACCTACGTGCGTAAAGGCGAGCAGATCAACAAAGGCGTGGAACTGAACGTGTTTGGCGAGCCAATCAGCGGCCTGCGCCTGATCAGCGGCCTGACCCTGATGGACACCGAACTGAAAAACACCCTCAACGGCGCCAACGACGGCAACCATGCGATCGGCGTGCCGACCTTCCAGTTCAATGCCGGCGCCGACTGGGACGTACCGGGCCTGCAAGGTGTGGCGCTGAATGCGCGGATGCTGCGTACCGGCGGCCAGTACGCCGATGCGGCGAACAACCTCAGCCTGCCGACCTGGAACCGCTTCGACGCGGGTGCGCGTTATGCATTCAAGGTGTCGGAGAAAGACGTGACGTTGCGTCTGGGCGTCGAGAACCTGGCCAACAAGAAGTATTGGGAATCGGCTCAGGGCGGTTATCTGACTCAGGGTGAGCCACGCGTGGCGAAGCTGTCGGGCACTATCGACTTCTAA
- a CDS encoding DUF1615 domain-containing protein: MHAPRLLITLAALLVLAGCAGQRSSEPAPRAPAEVKAEIVRLMPAKTADRQGWATDIYAAFAAQNISPTTQNLCSVLAVAEQESTFQADPTVPGLGKIARDEIDRRAAKVHIPSLLVSGALQVRSTNGKTYSERLSAARSEKELSAIFDDFIGRVPMGRTLFGGFNPVHTGGPMQVSIEFAEQHAKDYPYPVDGTIRHEVFSRRGGMYFGIAHLLGYPVSYREPLYRFADFNAGWYASRNAAFQNAVSRASGIPLALDGDLIRYDSIMPGTTELAVRTLGKSLGMRNPTIRDQLEKGKTLEFEETRLYQRVFELAEKAEGKKLPRAVLPGIVLQSPKITRKLTTAWFAKRVDERYKRCMAKGG; the protein is encoded by the coding sequence ATGCACGCCCCTCGATTACTGATCACCCTCGCCGCGCTACTGGTGCTGGCCGGTTGCGCCGGTCAGCGCAGCAGCGAGCCTGCACCCCGTGCCCCCGCCGAAGTGAAGGCCGAGATCGTGCGGCTGATGCCCGCGAAAACCGCCGACCGCCAAGGCTGGGCCACGGATATCTATGCCGCGTTTGCTGCACAGAACATCAGCCCGACGACACAGAATCTCTGTTCGGTACTCGCCGTGGCCGAACAGGAATCCACCTTTCAGGCTGACCCGACGGTGCCTGGTCTCGGCAAAATCGCCCGTGACGAAATCGACCGCCGCGCCGCCAAAGTGCATATCCCCAGCCTGCTGGTCAGCGGCGCCCTGCAAGTGCGTTCGACCAATGGCAAAACCTACAGCGAACGCCTGAGCGCGGCGCGCAGCGAAAAAGAGTTGAGTGCGATTTTCGATGACTTCATCGGCAGAGTGCCGATGGGCCGCACGCTGTTCGGCGGCTTTAACCCGGTGCACACCGGCGGACCGATGCAGGTCAGCATCGAATTTGCCGAGCAGCACGCCAAGGATTACCCGTACCCGGTGGACGGCACCATTCGCCATGAGGTGTTCAGCCGGCGCGGTGGCATGTATTTCGGTATCGCACACTTGCTCGGTTATCCGGTCAGCTATCGCGAACCGCTGTATCGCTTCGCCGACTTCAACGCCGGTTGGTACGCCAGCCGCAATGCGGCGTTCCAGAATGCCGTCAGCCGTGCCTCGGGTATTCCGCTGGCGCTGGACGGTGACTTGATTCGCTACGACTCGATCATGCCCGGCACTACCGAACTCGCGGTACGCACCCTCGGCAAGTCGCTGGGCATGCGCAACCCGACGATTCGCGATCAATTGGAGAAGGGCAAAACCCTGGAATTCGAAGAGACCAGACTCTATCAACGGGTATTCGAATTGGCGGAGAAAGCGGAGGGCAAAAAGCTGCCGCGTGCGGTGTTGCCGGGGATCGTGCTGCAGAGCCCGAAAATCACCCGAAAACTCACCACGGCGTGGTTCGCCAAACGCGTGGATGAACGTTACAAGCGCTGCATGGCCAAGGGCGGCTGA
- a CDS encoding anti-sigma factor — MTTESAQDRDELAGEYVLGTLSAEQRSEVQKRLTHEPPLRAAVDAWERRLLELTDFAAPQQPSAQLWQRIERSVERFTQKTPATSWWNLLPLWRGLSAVGLAATLILGSILLTQTTPKPSYLVVLVAPQDKAPGWVIQASNAHEIQLIPLGVVEVPADKALEFWTKADGWQGPVSLGLVKPGQALSVPLDKLPPLQPNQLFELTLEGANGSPIGKPTGPIQAIGRAVKVL, encoded by the coding sequence ATGACCACCGAATCGGCGCAGGACCGAGATGAACTGGCCGGCGAGTATGTGCTCGGCACGCTCTCTGCCGAACAGCGCAGCGAGGTGCAGAAACGTCTGACGCATGAGCCGCCACTGCGTGCGGCAGTGGATGCCTGGGAGCGGCGGCTTTTGGAACTGACGGATTTCGCCGCGCCTCAACAACCGTCGGCACAGTTGTGGCAACGGATCGAACGCAGCGTTGAACGCTTCACGCAAAAAACGCCTGCCACCTCATGGTGGAATCTGCTGCCGCTGTGGCGCGGTTTGAGTGCTGTCGGGCTGGCCGCGACATTGATACTGGGCTCGATCCTGCTGACCCAGACCACGCCAAAACCGAGTTATCTGGTGGTCTTGGTCGCACCACAGGACAAGGCGCCGGGCTGGGTGATCCAGGCCAGCAATGCCCACGAGATTCAGTTGATTCCACTGGGAGTGGTCGAGGTGCCGGCAGACAAGGCGCTGGAGTTCTGGACCAAGGCTGACGGCTGGCAAGGCCCGGTGTCACTCGGTCTGGTCAAGCCGGGGCAAGCGCTCTCGGTGCCGCTGGACAAGTTGCCGCCGCTGCAACCCAATCAGTTATTCGAGCTGACGCTGGAAGGTGCCAACGGCTCGCCGATCGGTAAACCGACCGGGCCGATTCAGGCGATCGGGCGTGCGGTGAAGGTGTTGTAG
- a CDS encoding sigma-70 family RNA polymerase sigma factor has protein sequence MSLPEPLFDYEARLAACARGERSALRDLYVQEGPRLLGVAKRLVRDTALAEDIVHEAFIKIWNGAAGFDPARGSARGWMFSVTRHLALNLLRDQGRETPFSDDHELTTQDDEAFAAHAHSARIHCCLEQLDAQRRRCILHAYVDGYSHAQISARLDTPLGTVKAWIKRSLNALRECMG, from the coding sequence ATGTCCTTGCCTGAACCGCTGTTCGATTATGAAGCCCGTCTCGCTGCCTGCGCTCGCGGCGAGCGGTCGGCCCTGCGCGATTTGTATGTGCAGGAAGGCCCGCGTCTGCTCGGCGTGGCCAAGCGTCTGGTGCGCGACACGGCGCTGGCGGAGGACATCGTGCATGAGGCGTTCATCAAGATCTGGAACGGTGCCGCCGGGTTTGACCCGGCGCGCGGTTCGGCGCGTGGCTGGATGTTCAGTGTGACCCGGCATCTGGCGCTGAATCTGCTGCGTGATCAGGGTCGGGAAACGCCGTTCAGCGACGATCACGAATTGACCACGCAGGACGATGAGGCCTTCGCTGCACACGCGCATTCGGCGCGCATCCATTGCTGCCTCGAACAACTTGATGCGCAACGCCGGCGCTGCATCCTCCATGCCTATGTCGACGGCTACAGCCACGCGCAAATATCCGCTCGCCTCGACACGCCGCTGGGCACCGTCAAAGCCTGGATCAAGCGCAGCCTCAATGCGTTGCGGGAGTGCATGGGATGA
- a CDS encoding DUF3455 domain-containing protein produces MNITQLIGFTGLLAVASTSFAQSSYPDAIKVPDGHKISMETTGVGEITYECRDKPNAAGQTEWTFVGPKAVLNDRSGKQVGTYFGPPATWQAKDGSKITGTQLAVAPSSPGNLPYQLVKANPAEGKGAMSGVSYIQRVALKGGVAPASECTAANKGKQEVVKYQADYIFWAAN; encoded by the coding sequence ATGAACATTACCCAGCTGATTGGCTTCACCGGTTTGCTCGCAGTCGCCTCGACTTCCTTTGCTCAAAGCAGCTATCCCGACGCTATCAAAGTCCCGGATGGCCACAAGATTTCGATGGAAACCACCGGGGTCGGCGAGATCACTTACGAATGCCGCGACAAGCCCAATGCCGCCGGGCAGACCGAATGGACGTTCGTCGGCCCCAAAGCCGTGCTCAATGATCGCAGCGGCAAGCAGGTCGGCACCTACTTCGGCCCGCCGGCCACCTGGCAGGCCAAGGACGGTTCGAAAATCACCGGCACGCAATTGGCCGTGGCACCGTCGAGCCCGGGCAACCTGCCTTATCAACTGGTCAAGGCCAACCCGGCCGAGGGTAAAGGCGCGATGAGTGGTGTGAGTTACATCCAGCGCGTTGCACTCAAGGGCGGCGTGGCACCGGCGAGCGAATGCACAGCGGCGAACAAGGGCAAGCAGGAAGTGGTGAAGTACCAGGCGGATTACATTTTCTGGGCGGCGAACTGA
- a CDS encoding ABC transporter ATP-binding protein — translation MNDHLIEIRDLRVAFAGQEVVHGLNLDIRRGECLALVGESGSGKSVTAHSILRLLPGKNVSSSGSISYNGVDLLHASEQQMRGLRGNRIAMIFQEPMTSLNPLHTVEKQVSEVLEIHKGLKGRAARERTLELLELVGIRQPLQRLKAYPHQLSGGQRQRVMIAMALANEPQLLIADEPTTALDVTVQQKILELLIELQQRLGMSLLLISHDLNLVRRIAQRVCVMRHGEIVEEADCETLFRAPQHPYSRLLIEAEPSGAPVPSQYDHNLLEVDDLKVWFPLPKALFSRRQDYIKAVDGVSFTLQRGKTLGIVGESGSGKSTLGQAILRLVESEGNIRFGNKQLSLLNQRLMRPLRRQIQVVFQDPFGSLSPRMSVQQIIAEGLLTHGIGTEAEREAAVIRVLEEVGLDPQSRHRYPHEFSGGQRQRISIARALVLEPALILLDEPTSALDRTVQKQVVELLRQLQIRHGLTYLFISHDLAVVHALAHDLMVIKDGKVVEQGSSRQIFAAPQHPYTQELLKASSLKPGKNPCRSEPARDSGIPVT, via the coding sequence ATGAATGACCATTTGATCGAGATACGTGACCTGCGCGTTGCCTTTGCCGGGCAGGAAGTGGTGCACGGTTTGAACCTGGATATTCGTCGGGGTGAGTGTTTGGCGCTGGTCGGTGAATCGGGTTCGGGCAAGTCGGTGACGGCGCATTCGATCCTGCGTTTGCTGCCAGGCAAAAACGTTAGCAGCAGTGGTTCGATCAGCTACAACGGCGTGGACTTGTTGCACGCCAGCGAGCAGCAGATGCGCGGTTTGCGTGGCAACCGCATCGCGATGATTTTCCAGGAGCCGATGACCTCGCTGAATCCCCTGCACACCGTGGAAAAACAGGTCAGCGAAGTGCTGGAGATTCACAAGGGGTTGAAGGGCCGCGCTGCCCGCGAGCGGACGTTGGAGTTGCTGGAACTGGTCGGCATTCGCCAACCCTTGCAGCGCTTGAAAGCCTATCCGCACCAGCTCTCCGGTGGCCAGCGGCAACGGGTGATGATCGCCATGGCGCTGGCCAACGAGCCGCAATTGTTGATCGCCGACGAGCCGACCACCGCGCTGGACGTGACCGTGCAGCAGAAGATTCTCGAGCTGCTGATCGAGTTGCAGCAGCGCCTCGGCATGTCGCTGCTGTTGATCAGCCATGACCTCAATCTGGTGCGGCGCATCGCTCAGCGGGTCTGCGTGATGCGTCATGGTGAAATCGTCGAAGAGGCTGATTGCGAAACGCTGTTCCGCGCGCCGCAGCATCCGTACAGCCGTTTGCTGATCGAGGCCGAACCGAGCGGTGCGCCGGTGCCCAGTCAGTACGATCACAACCTGCTGGAAGTCGATGACCTGAAAGTCTGGTTCCCGTTGCCCAAGGCGTTGTTCAGCCGCCGGCAGGATTACATCAAGGCCGTGGACGGGGTGAGTTTCACCCTGCAACGCGGCAAGACGCTGGGGATCGTCGGCGAATCCGGTTCGGGCAAGTCGACGCTGGGCCAGGCGATCCTGCGGCTGGTGGAGTCGGAGGGCAATATCCGCTTCGGCAACAAGCAACTGAGCCTGCTCAACCAGCGCTTGATGCGACCGTTGCGGCGGCAGATTCAGGTGGTTTTCCAGGATCCGTTTGGCAGCCTCAGCCCACGGATGTCGGTGCAGCAGATCATTGCCGAAGGGTTGCTGACCCATGGCATCGGCACCGAGGCCGAGCGCGAGGCAGCGGTGATTCGCGTGTTGGAGGAAGTCGGCCTCGATCCGCAGAGTCGCCATCGTTACCCCCACGAATTTTCCGGTGGCCAGCGCCAGCGCATTTCCATCGCCCGGGCGCTGGTGCTGGAACCGGCGCTGATTCTGCTCGATGAACCAACGTCGGCGCTGGATCGCACGGTGCAGAAGCAGGTCGTCGAGTTGTTGCGGCAATTGCAGATCAGGCATGGGCTGACGTATCTGTTCATCAGCCATGATCTGGCGGTGGTGCATGCGTTGGCGCATGACTTGATGGTGATCAAGGATGGCAAGGTGGTTGAGCAGGGTTCGTCACGGCAGATTTTTGCGGCGCCGCAACATCCGTACACCCAGGAACTGCTGAAAGCCTCTAGCCTGAAGCCTGGCAAAAATCCCTGTAGGAGTGAGCCTGCTCGCGATAGCGGTATTCCAGTGACATGA